The nucleotide sequence ACGGTGTCACTGTCTATCGACGTATCGGCGAACCTACAGCGCCTAGCCTCGAAGCAAGCCGCGAGTCGATGCCCGGGTTGATCGAATCGGTGGCCTCCGCGGAATCAGGGCGCCCGCCACCACCCCGCGACCTGCACCCTCGGCGATTCATCGGTGAGATCCTCGATTAATATCCCATGCAACTTCCCTACTTCCCCGGCGCTCTATCGAGTGACAGGCGGCCGGGTTCGGGGGAATCGGCGAGATTGACAGACAATGCGCGATGGATTTTCGAGCCGAGATCGTCGTTAGGGTTGATCCTCCGGGCGGATCGCGGCCGGATTGATTCGCGGAATCGCGCAGCTTCCGGCAAGCGGCGAGGACACGGGTCGCTCGTCGTCGAATTGATCGCGCGACGCCGAGAATAATGGTGGGCCGTCGATTCCGGGCCCGGCGGCCATAACTTGCGTCGGATCGAGCCTCGATCGATGGGTGCCCGTTATTAATCCCCGCGGCGGGTCTCCTTTCGGCGAATGAAACGGCCGGATCGGTTAAGATGACGTTTAATCGTGTGCTTAATCGACGGTGTCGTTACAAACGTGGCgcaaacaaatgtacaaatgaaatgaAGGACGGTTCCCTGTGCTACTTCGATCCGTTGCGAAGCGTCGCTGCTGCTGTCTTGGTCGATCGAAGTCGGTTCCGTAGAAGTAGAATGGAAAATGCAAGGTTCTTCTTCTTCCtattcttctctctttctcaccctctctctctatctccctctctttctctcgctttctctcccaCGTGGCGTTCGCGGTCTTCTTGCGTTTAATCGCCGGTCATCATTTCCATGAACTCTGCGGGATGAAAGAAAGCAGACGCAGTTAGGAGACCGGTTCCGACAATTCCACGTCGGAGCTATTACGCTCGCGACCCTACCCGGATCGACCAAGATCCCGAAGATTACGAGAGGGTGGTGGGGAGGGGGCGGAGGGGGTTGAGCACCCTTTTCATTCCGCGACGAATGTTTCTCCTGCGGAGCAAGTAGGTCGTCCTTGCCCCTTTATGCGCGGCCTCCGAGCTTTTTCAGAGGAGCTTTCAAAGACCGGTATTAAGACGTTCGAGGTTTAATCAAGCCCTcgcacgtgcgcgcgcgcgcgctcgggcAAATGCTGGCAACGTATGCCGGGTTTGGAAATTCGAAAACTGTTCGCAAAATCGTCGTCGCGGCCCCCTTATTTTTCGATTACTTTTAAAACGCGGGCGAACGAAGCGTGGGAGTCGGTTGTTTATCTCAAGAGGGACACGCGGAGGTATCGAGGCGAGAACGGAAGATTCGAAGGCGAGATCTCAGCCGCGTGAGCAAAGCGGGGAAAGATAGCTACCGTCAAAGTCAACAGTGCCGGATCCGTCGGTATCAATTTCAGCGATCATGCCGTCCATTTGATCGGGCGTTATCTGATCGTCGAGGGCTGCTAGGATCTCTCTGAGAGAGCTGGTGGGAATATATCCGTTGCCCTCCTTGTCGTACAGCCTGAAAGCCTCCTTGAGCTCCTTCTGCAGCGCCTCGTCGTCCTCCTCTTGGAAGTGGGACGCCACCCGGTAGAACGAGTCGAAATTCAATTTGCCGCTGCCTGAAAATCAAACCGGGCCCGATTAAAATCCActtcgaggagagagagagagagagagagagagagagagagagagaggactggAAACTCTGCAAACCCGTTTATCGTTTCcaaaatgaaatttttcagGTATTACATTTCGATAAAACTTTGGCATACATTTATTGATAACGCTTCAAAGCTTCAAGATCCAAAATATTAgccattttaaataattatatacgcGGGGGCGTCGCGCTAATGACAAAAATCGGAAATAATTAATGTCCtaattttaattaatgttttatatacatattgataggcttattttcagtatttaatTAGTCCCAATGATTCTATTAATTTATGTACGCAgcaatatttaaagaatttaaacttTCAGAAGGGTTTCAAAGAGATGTTTAGAAGTGTCAGACGCGGAACTTGTTTCATGTGAAAGCTTAGACAATGTCGAAGAGAAACACGCAAATTTCAAGTGCCTTCAGACGACTGTCTTTAAGTTCTGCAAAATTGATGCAATGCAATTCTTACAAATGCGACTGAAACGAACTTTTCAGCGACTTCTCACACATTTCCGACGATCTGGCAACAAAATGTATCGAACAGAAGTTCATCAGTTTCCATTTCTCAACAAATTTTGCTACATAAAATTTCAGAAACAAAGCATCTGTAACAAACGATCGAAGTCATttcgatattttttaatatcagTATATACTTTTGACTCGACAATATTAATCAATTCAATATCAATCTTGTAATAACCTTAAAATAATTTCGGACGTGACGAAAGGGTTTGCAGCCCCCTGTGCGGCGAGTCGGTGTAAACAACTCCGGCCCCGTTCGGCGGCTCCTTTCCCCGTTTCCctttcgcgccgcgccggtttttTGCCGATAGGAAAACACTAGGAGGACAATATACTTGGTAGCGTTCCAAGCGGTCCCGTTTACGCAACGCCGCAGCGTTGAGAATTTTCAAGAATAGAGAAATTTCGAAATTGATAACGGCGAAAACACGGTCTCGCCGGGAAAAGGGGATCGGCGGACGGAAACACCGGCGACCGCCGCACCAGCTCGACTCTCTCCCGTTGGATAGCTGGATCCGTGTCGACGCTGACCGGAATACCCGAAGCGAGTTCGATCGGCAGGCCACCAGGACAATATCTGCATAATAATGCAACTCGACAAAGCGACCCGACAACAACGccgaggtagagagagagaaagggtggGAGGGGACGTCTCGATTCCGAGAAACGACTTCAAGGGCTTACGCTAATTCCGGCTGGACGTGTCACTGATCAACGTCATCCTTAAATGCACCGCCCTCGAACCTATCCGGTCCGGACGTGCCGGCTAGAGCTGTTCGATCCGCGTTTCTTAGGAAACGATATACGTGTCGCGGCGGAACTGCGGACCCGGTAATTCCGAGCCGCACGAGCCACCTTTAACCCCGCCCGACTCAGAAATATGAGTCGCGAACGGTCCTCACGGAAACTCGCGAACTCGGGACTTTGATTCAGTGTTCGCCGAACGATGAAATTGAGAGGCATTCGGCGCGAAAACGTCTTAACTCGAATTTACGGTCGTTCTGCGGTGCAAGCGGCGTGTGAACGCGATTCTCTGCGGTTATcaaaaaattaacgaatcggGAATGTTCTCCCGAGTATTTAGAAAACGTCTTAAAatttcatggatttaaagaattTTGgattgattaaccctttgcactcgaagctgttttaacttcGAGACTAAGATAGTTCTTCCAGTactgtattatttttatattgtttgcATATGAAAGTCAATTTACTCGCTCGTATAATaactacacttttaacaattctttgaatataaacaaatttattaaatatatgtgGCCAAGGgtgagtgcgaagggttaaattaTACTTGCAAAGCAAAGTTATGTTATGGCATCGATTACTGTTTCAACATTCTTACCCCTTGCGAGTCTTAATAAATTTGAGAAATTTTTATGGATTAGAAAttaaattctaaataatttcgtgttAATGTGTCCAAATACAGTAGAACGAACGGTTCGTCGACGATAGGTTGCATTGTTTCACACGTACTCTCCCTTTTCATTGCAAGAAACGCGAATTCTTCCTAAAAACTACATAGAAAGTTTTCCCACTGTAATTCTGCTTCTTTCTCAATAAGAATATCCAATAATCGACTGcatttttattctaatttattGCCGGGCAATAAAAGAACATTCGATTGCATTATAAAACTTCGTCCGTTGAATCGACGGAAATCGGCAAAAATCGACAAAAAA is from Megalopta genalis isolate 19385.01 chromosome 4, iyMegGena1_principal, whole genome shotgun sequence and encodes:
- the TpnCIIb gene encoding troponin C type IIb, which codes for MDEEQVKMLRRAFSMFDSAKSGRIEKEKVRTILNTLGHTFDDHELEVILKQEDEEGSGKLNFDSFYRVASHFQEEDDEALQKELKEAFRLYDKEGNGYIPTSSLREILAALDDQITPDQMDGMIAEIDTDGSGTVDFDEFMEMMTGD